A window from Desulfobacterales bacterium encodes these proteins:
- a CDS encoding YdbH domain-containing protein → MSRKKRFIIAVLLVGLGVCLAAPLLLFPLLPGYLEQYLSQRFQHRFADTEFRLDVRRVGITGIDLGELEVGPPARPALSWSALQLDFSPAGLFKKRIKRLVVSGLTVRTRYLDNRLTLAGLDRPLADRLSGGGPPRETGIVVPVMVGEVVVRGATLLLDSPLGTVRLPFELTLRPAGDQPDGRWNLVLDLFPAGRGIRVTALVDPPANRVDLSWAGSLSLAAVAPFLDQVLPGMRTTGDLGLSGRAALGLRPFQLNEVNAAGEINNTSGVSFAAFTVRGGPSRPARLTVHGQGPDWRVEISDLALVQPTAATLAGGADIRIDPGGVSAATGALEFTPGSTIGSADIFSIAVAPLKFEFSAGYGPDTGWRLDATGTTPRLSGASEGGLTLAAGRSELKVTSHGRDAEGGFDFSFLLPEVSLRLGRDLTATLPLVRLTGTAGSAPDEQSGLTLDGRLRFDKARIRDSGKGLEFTGIRGDAPFRWPGREKGAAGELAIKSISWKGRKMGAVAATLYQAEQGLRFSGLLDNGVVPGLRLEFSGDVGPGPAGIAAGLGFSIPAVTIVGFRPDALFPAAPGLSVGGELRARGELALSGSRLSGSLAGNIRHGRLENREKKLLIEDIALDLSLPLLPRIRSAPEQQLTFSRASLGDLKFGRSTIAFQIESPSSLFIEKSDFSWCQGHVYAYGLRLHPDDRDFDITLYCDRLHLAQVLNQFGIAQVQGQGTVNGRIPLGFRGGRFNFDNGFLYSSPGEGGLVRMGAADLLFAGIPRNTPRFAQIDFAAAALKDFRYNWVRLLFQSDGEDLVVRMRLDGKPAKPLPFAYRRDLGSFVRLEVEGSGTGILQPILLDVNFRLPLNTILGYSGNISDVLKKMQ, encoded by the coding sequence ATGTCCCGGAAAAAGCGCTTTATTATTGCGGTCCTGCTCGTCGGCCTGGGGGTATGCCTGGCCGCTCCGCTGCTCCTGTTCCCTTTATTGCCCGGCTATCTTGAACAATATCTGAGCCAACGGTTTCAGCACCGGTTCGCTGACACCGAGTTCCGGCTTGATGTGCGCCGGGTCGGGATTACCGGGATCGACCTGGGCGAACTGGAGGTGGGCCCGCCGGCCCGGCCGGCTCTGTCCTGGAGCGCTCTGCAACTGGATTTTTCCCCGGCCGGGTTGTTCAAAAAGCGGATCAAGCGGCTGGTGGTCAGCGGGCTTACGGTCCGGACCCGGTACCTTGACAACCGCTTGACCCTGGCCGGGCTTGACCGGCCGCTGGCCGACCGGTTGTCCGGCGGCGGTCCGCCCCGGGAAACCGGAATCGTTGTGCCGGTAATGGTCGGAGAGGTGGTAGTCCGGGGAGCGACACTGCTCCTTGACTCGCCCCTGGGAACCGTGCGGCTGCCCTTTGAACTTACCCTGCGGCCGGCTGGAGACCAACCGGACGGCCGCTGGAACCTGGTACTTGATCTTTTTCCCGCTGGCCGCGGGATCCGGGTGACGGCCCTGGTGGATCCGCCCGCCAACCGGGTGGACCTCTCCTGGGCCGGCTCGTTGTCCCTGGCCGCTGTTGCGCCGTTTCTGGACCAGGTTCTGCCCGGGATGAGGACGACGGGTGATCTCGGACTGAGCGGCAGGGCGGCCCTCGGGCTGCGGCCCTTCCAACTGAACGAGGTGAACGCGGCCGGTGAGATTAATAATACTTCCGGGGTTTCCTTTGCCGCCTTTACAGTGAGGGGCGGTCCGTCCCGTCCGGCCCGGCTGACGGTCCATGGCCAGGGCCCGGACTGGCGGGTGGAGATCAGCGATCTGGCGCTGGTGCAGCCGACGGCCGCAACCCTGGCCGGGGGGGCTGATATCCGGATCGATCCCGGCGGGGTGTCGGCCGCAACCGGTGCGTTGGAGTTTACCCCTGGATCAACCATTGGTTCAGCAGATATATTTTCCATTGCCGTGGCTCCGCTTAAGTTCGAATTTTCTGCCGGATACGGTCCTGATACGGGCTGGCGGCTGGATGCGACCGGAACCACCCCCCGGCTCTCCGGCGCAAGTGAGGGCGGCCTCACCCTTGCGGCCGGCCGGTCCGAGTTAAAGGTAACCAGCCATGGCCGGGACGCTGAGGGCGGGTTTGATTTTTCTTTCCTTTTGCCGGAGGTTTCATTGCGCCTGGGCCGGGACCTGACCGCGACCCTGCCCCTGGTCCGGCTGACCGGTACGGCCGGGTCGGCGCCGGACGAGCAGTCCGGTCTGACCCTTGACGGCCGGCTCCGCTTTGACAAGGCCCGGATCAGGGATTCTGGAAAAGGGCTGGAATTTACCGGGATCAGGGGCGATGCGCCTTTTCGGTGGCCGGGCCGGGAAAAGGGCGCTGCCGGTGAGTTGGCAATCAAATCAATCTCCTGGAAGGGCCGGAAGATGGGAGCGGTTGCCGCCACCCTGTACCAGGCGGAGCAAGGCCTGCGGTTCAGCGGTCTTCTTGATAATGGAGTGGTCCCGGGGCTGCGGCTGGAGTTCAGCGGTGATGTCGGCCCGGGCCCGGCCGGGATCGCGGCCGGGCTTGGTTTTTCGATCCCCGCGGTTACGATTGTCGGCTTCAGGCCGGATGCTTTGTTCCCGGCCGCGCCGGGTCTGAGCGTGGGCGGCGAGCTGCGGGCCAGGGGTGAACTTGCCCTGTCCGGCTCCCGGCTGAGCGGCAGCCTGGCCGGCAATATCCGGCACGGCCGGCTGGAGAACCGTGAGAAAAAACTGCTGATCGAGGATATTGCCCTGGACCTTTCCCTGCCCCTGCTTCCCCGGATACGCAGCGCGCCGGAGCAGCAGTTAACTTTCAGCCGGGCATCGCTGGGTGATCTTAAGTTCGGCCGCAGCACAATCGCCTTTCAGATCGAGTCGCCCTCTTCGCTTTTTATCGAAAAAAGCGATTTTTCCTGGTGCCAGGGCCATGTCTATGCCTATGGACTCCGGTTGCACCCGGATGATCGTGATTTTGACATCACCCTGTACTGCGACCGGTTGCATCTCGCCCAGGTGCTGAACCAGTTCGGCATAGCCCAGGTCCAGGGCCAGGGCACGGTCAACGGCCGGATCCCCCTGGGTTTTCGCGGGGGCAGGTTTAATTTTGACAACGGGTTTCTCTACTCCAGCCCCGGCGAGGGCGGACTGGTCCGGATGGGGGCCGCTGATCTGCTCTTTGCCGGTATTCCCCGAAATACGCCCCGGTTCGCCCAGATCGATTTTGCCGCCGCGGCATTAAAGGATTTCCGTTACAACTGGGTCCGGCTCCTG
- a CDS encoding RND transporter — MEKILADLPWVLLIIACLTLGLAPFSPPHIWEKLQMLARGNLVRPIDWFDLLLHGTPWVLLILKGVFSLARR, encoded by the coding sequence ATGGAAAAAATACTGGCCGATCTCCCCTGGGTCCTGTTGATCATCGCCTGCCTGACCCTGGGCCTGGCCCCCTTCAGCCCGCCGCACATCTGGGAGAAACTGCAGATGCTTGCCAGGGGAAACCTGGTCCGGCCCATAGACTGGTTTGATCTCCTGCTCCACGGCACCCCCTGGGTCCTGTTGATCCTCAAGGGGGTTTTTTCACTGGCCCGGCGCTAA
- a CDS encoding isochorismatase family protein, with product MNSRIDFLTPEQSCLLVIDPQERLMAAIHQADRVIDNTVILIHCARTLAMPVLATTQYEKGLGPFVPKLDQILNDTPRVDKTEFNSFANPGFKKLLAGLDKRVDTMILAGAETHICIYQSALGALNNGYHVWVAADAVSSRKKRASRLGLERLRTIGAAVGPTEMIVYELLQQAGTKAFKSMLPHLK from the coding sequence ATGAACAGCCGCATCGATTTTTTAACCCCGGAACAGAGCTGCCTGCTGGTGATCGACCCCCAGGAACGGCTGATGGCCGCCATCCACCAGGCGGACCGGGTGATTGATAATACGGTGATCCTGATCCACTGCGCCCGGACCCTGGCAATGCCGGTCCTGGCCACCACCCAGTACGAAAAAGGGCTGGGCCCCTTTGTGCCGAAGCTGGATCAGATCTTAAACGATACGCCCCGGGTGGACAAGACCGAGTTCAACTCCTTTGCCAATCCCGGGTTTAAAAAACTGCTCGCCGGCCTGGACAAAAGGGTGGACACCATGATCCTCGCCGGGGCTGAGACCCATATCTGCATCTACCAGAGTGCTCTGGGCGCCTTGAACAACGGCTATCACGTCTGGGTCGCGGCCGACGCGGTCTCCTCCCGGAAAAAACGCGCCTCCCGGCTGGGACTGGAGCGACTCCGTACCATCGGCGCGGCCGTGGGCCCCACCGAGATGATTGTCTATGAGTTGCTGCAACAGGCCGGAACCAAAGCCTTTAAGAGCATGCTGCCCCATTTGAAATAA
- the alaS gene encoding alanine--tRNA ligase, giving the protein MTGNEIRACFLKYFAARGHTIINSSSLVPGDDPTLLFTNAGMVQFKQVFIGEEQRDYVRAASCQRCVRAGGKHNDLENVGHTARHHTFFEMLGNFSFGDYFKEEAIRFAWDFLTKELGLPAENLWVSVFAGDDEAFSLWEQVQDLPAGRIVRMGEKDNFWAMGDTGPCGPCSEIHIDQGPGVGCGSPACKVGCENDCDRFLELWNLVFMQFNRDASGAMTPLPEPSIDTGMGLERIAAVLQGKVNNYDSDLFSPLIDRIAALTSTPYNRDNRTDTAMRVIADHSRAIAFLVADGVLPANEGRGYVLRRIMRRAVRFGRALGLTQSFLAGITAQVVDSMAHAYPHLKDADQLLRKVATNEEERFRETLDNGLALLNQEMDRLRDQGDGLIQGDFIFKLYDTYGFPLDIVRDVALEQGFSVDEAGFARAMDQQRQRSKQSWKQGEMATVAPGIRALADQGHKARFIGYGQKNGQSRIAGLVDEQGEATDRAGQGEPVSVFCAETPFYAESGGQVGDQGEIIGPNGRARVLDTIIVGNGLILHQAEVEEGALATGDPVTLKVTEGRRQRIANNHTATHILQAALRRVLGDHVKQSGSLVTPDRLRFDFTHFSPLDEAEIAGIEKICNQTIRANIPVTTRMLSRDEAIKEGAIALFGEKYGDTVRVVAIDSLSKELCGGTHVAATGEIGLLKIVTETGIAAGIRRVEAITGPEAFARFQEAEQRLHRLAGRLKGLPGELDDKLDKLLARRKFLEQEVARLTARLALSDLDGLIGKAVLVEGIKIVVTAIPLDSPKTLREVGDRIRDKLGSGLVVLGGVYQDKAALLVMASKDLSGRLHAGRIVKELAARVGGKGGGRPDMAQAGGPDADQLDQALAATVEVVRSFLADN; this is encoded by the coding sequence ATGACCGGAAATGAGATTCGCGCCTGTTTTTTAAAATATTTCGCTGCCCGCGGCCACACGATCATCAACAGTTCATCCCTGGTGCCCGGGGATGATCCCACCCTGCTCTTTACCAACGCCGGCATGGTCCAGTTCAAGCAGGTATTCATCGGCGAGGAACAACGGGACTATGTCCGGGCCGCATCCTGCCAGCGGTGCGTCCGGGCCGGCGGCAAGCACAATGACCTGGAAAATGTCGGCCACACCGCCCGTCACCATACCTTTTTCGAGATGCTCGGCAACTTCTCCTTTGGCGATTATTTCAAGGAAGAGGCGATCCGTTTTGCCTGGGATTTTCTGACCAAGGAACTGGGGCTGCCCGCGGAAAACCTGTGGGTCTCGGTCTTTGCAGGGGATGACGAGGCCTTTTCCCTCTGGGAGCAGGTGCAGGACCTGCCCGCGGGCCGGATCGTCCGCATGGGGGAAAAGGATAATTTCTGGGCCATGGGCGACACCGGCCCCTGTGGTCCCTGTTCCGAGATCCATATCGATCAGGGACCTGGGGTGGGCTGCGGCTCGCCCGCCTGCAAGGTGGGCTGCGAAAATGACTGCGACCGGTTTCTCGAACTCTGGAACCTGGTCTTCATGCAGTTCAACCGCGATGCCTCGGGCGCCATGACCCCGCTGCCTGAACCGAGCATCGACACCGGCATGGGACTGGAACGGATCGCCGCCGTGCTCCAGGGCAAGGTCAATAATTACGATTCCGACCTGTTCAGCCCCCTGATCGACCGGATCGCCGCACTGACCAGCACACCGTACAACCGCGACAACCGAACCGATACCGCCATGCGGGTCATTGCCGATCACAGCCGGGCCATCGCCTTTCTGGTGGCGGACGGGGTCCTGCCCGCCAACGAGGGCCGCGGCTACGTACTCCGCCGGATCATGCGGCGGGCGGTCCGTTTCGGCCGGGCCCTGGGGCTGACCCAGAGCTTTCTCGCCGGGATCACCGCCCAGGTGGTTGATTCCATGGCCCATGCCTATCCCCATCTCAAGGATGCGGACCAACTGCTGCGCAAGGTGGCGACCAACGAGGAAGAACGGTTCCGCGAGACCCTGGACAACGGGCTGGCGCTCCTCAACCAGGAGATGGATAGACTCAGGGACCAAGGCGACGGCTTGATTCAGGGCGACTTTATCTTCAAGCTCTACGACACCTACGGTTTTCCCCTGGATATTGTCCGGGATGTGGCCCTGGAACAGGGCTTCAGCGTGGATGAGGCCGGTTTTGCCAGGGCCATGGACCAGCAGCGGCAACGGTCGAAACAATCATGGAAACAAGGGGAGATGGCCACCGTGGCCCCGGGAATCCGGGCCCTGGCCGACCAGGGGCACAAGGCCCGGTTCATCGGCTACGGACAAAAGAACGGCCAGTCACGGATCGCCGGGCTGGTGGACGAACAGGGCGAGGCAACCGACCGGGCCGGCCAGGGCGAACCGGTCTCTGTTTTCTGCGCCGAGACCCCGTTCTATGCCGAGTCCGGCGGCCAGGTCGGCGACCAGGGCGAGATCATCGGGCCGAACGGCCGGGCCCGGGTCCTGGATACGATCATTGTGGGCAACGGCCTGATCCTGCACCAGGCCGAGGTGGAGGAAGGCGCCCTGGCCACGGGAGACCCGGTGACTCTTAAGGTTACCGAGGGGCGCCGCCAACGGATCGCCAACAACCATACCGCCACCCATATTCTCCAGGCCGCGCTGCGGCGGGTCCTGGGCGATCATGTAAAACAATCCGGCTCCCTGGTGACCCCGGACCGGCTGCGCTTCGACTTCACCCATTTCTCGCCGCTGGACGAGGCGGAGATCGCCGGGATTGAAAAAATCTGCAACCAGACCATCCGGGCCAATATCCCGGTGACCACCCGGATGCTCTCCCGGGATGAGGCGATCAAGGAGGGCGCCATTGCCCTGTTCGGAGAAAAGTATGGTGACACCGTGCGGGTTGTGGCCATCGACTCCTTGAGCAAGGAGTTGTGCGGCGGCACCCACGTGGCGGCCACCGGAGAGATCGGTCTCTTAAAAATCGTCACCGAGACCGGGATCGCCGCCGGCATCAGACGGGTGGAGGCAATCACCGGGCCCGAGGCCTTTGCCCGCTTCCAGGAGGCGGAACAGCGCCTGCACCGGTTGGCCGGCCGGTTAAAAGGACTGCCCGGGGAGTTAGACGATAAACTCGACAAACTGCTGGCCCGGCGGAAATTCCTCGAACAAGAGGTGGCCCGGCTCACTGCCCGGCTCGCCTTAAGCGATCTGGACGGGCTCATCGGCAAGGCCGTCCTGGTCGAGGGAATCAAGATAGTGGTGACCGCCATTCCCCTGGATTCGCCCAAGACCCTGCGCGAGGTGGGCGACCGGATCCGGGACAAACTCGGCTCCGGCCTGGTGGTCCTGGGCGGGGTTTACCAGGACAAGGCCGCCCTGCTGGTAATGGCCAGCAAGGACCTTTCCGGCCGCCTCCATGCCGGCCGGATAGTCAAAGAACTGGCCGCCCGGGTGGGCGGCAAGGGCGGCGGCCGGCCGGATATGGCCCAGGCCGGCGGTCCGGACGCCGATCAACTCGACCAGGCCCTGGCCGCGACGGTTGAGGTGGTCCGCTCCTTTCTGGCCGACAACTGA
- a CDS encoding ATP synthase F0 subunit B, whose amino-acid sequence MITLDITLIIQIVNILLLIGVLNVVLYRPIRTVLAQREKKLAALENEIKTFGNNIKLRKEEVNKQLNIARAKAKDVLEEARSTAQEASAGTLAGIREEVSAAKADQLTGIQREFTSARDTLKGQIEGFATDIAGKILGRAL is encoded by the coding sequence ATGATAACCCTCGATATCACCTTAATAATCCAGATAGTCAACATCCTGCTACTCATCGGCGTTTTAAACGTCGTGCTTTACAGACCGATCCGGACCGTGCTGGCCCAGCGCGAGAAAAAACTCGCTGCCCTGGAAAATGAAATCAAGACCTTTGGCAACAACATCAAGCTGCGCAAGGAAGAGGTCAACAAGCAGCTCAATATTGCCCGGGCCAAGGCCAAGGATGTGCTGGAAGAGGCGCGCAGCACGGCCCAGGAGGCAAGCGCCGGGACCCTGGCCGGAATTCGTGAAGAGGTCTCAGCGGCCAAGGCGGACCAGTTGACCGGGATCCAGAGGGAATTCACCAGCGCACGTGACACCCTCAAGGGACAAATTGAAGGCTTTGCCACCGATATAGCAGGAAAAATTCTGGGGAGGGCACTGTAA
- the atpF gene encoding F0F1 ATP synthase subunit B — translation MNVKFTWSKLKSAALITGVLALTAGLAHASAGAEGAHGGVSSEKLWDLLWRTLNFAVLVFILVKFGAKPIASALRNRRASITDQFADLEAKRTEADRAYREFEEKLATIDQDINEIIENAKARGEAEKERILEDAKRTAADIKRQAEMAVQHELALAKLNLREEVANQAVLMAEELLKQNLRQDDQVKLIENYLEKVGTVQ, via the coding sequence ATGAACGTAAAATTCACCTGGTCCAAACTAAAGAGCGCCGCCCTGATAACCGGGGTGCTGGCCCTGACCGCCGGCCTGGCCCATGCATCGGCTGGTGCGGAAGGCGCCCACGGGGGCGTGTCTTCGGAAAAACTCTGGGACCTGCTCTGGCGGACCCTGAACTTCGCTGTCCTGGTTTTCATCCTGGTCAAGTTCGGGGCCAAACCCATTGCCAGCGCCTTAAGGAACAGGCGGGCCTCCATCACCGACCAGTTCGCCGATCTGGAGGCGAAACGGACCGAGGCGGACCGGGCCTATCGCGAATTTGAGGAAAAGCTGGCCACCATTGATCAGGACATCAATGAGATCATTGAAAACGCCAAGGCCCGGGGCGAGGCCGAAAAAGAACGGATCCTTGAAGATGCCAAACGCACTGCCGCTGATATCAAGCGCCAGGCCGAAATGGCGGTCCAGCATGAACTGGCATTGGCCAAGCTCAACCTGCGGGAAGAGGTCGCCAACCAGGCGGTATTGATGGCCGAAGAGCTGCTCAAGCAGAACCTGCGGCAGGACGACCAGGTCAAACTGATTGAAAACTATCTTGAAAAGGTGGGAACGGTACAGTGA
- a CDS encoding F0F1 ATP synthase subunit delta, which translates to MKQTILAKRYAKALFAVGKEEGNNDEYSQFLSEFAALIDARPEVIDALTNPLYPQELRGKVMAAIVKSIGCDQIMGNFLNLLVQKKRAEILADIADVFQQMVDADRNISRGTITTAVALEDELKNKVRTALEKITGKQVLLETRVDPSIIGGMIAKVGDLVMDGSIKRQLTGLNESIKGSE; encoded by the coding sequence GTGAAACAGACGATCTTAGCCAAACGGTATGCCAAGGCCCTGTTTGCGGTCGGCAAGGAGGAAGGGAACAATGATGAGTACAGCCAGTTCCTTTCCGAGTTTGCCGCGCTTATCGACGCGCGGCCCGAGGTCATTGATGCGCTGACCAATCCCCTCTACCCCCAGGAACTGCGCGGCAAGGTCATGGCTGCCATTGTCAAGTCAATCGGCTGCGACCAGATCATGGGTAATTTCCTCAACCTGCTGGTGCAGAAAAAACGGGCCGAGATCCTGGCCGACATTGCCGATGTCTTTCAGCAGATGGTTGACGCCGACCGGAACATCAGCCGCGGCACGATAACCACTGCGGTTGCCCTGGAGGATGAACTGAAAAACAAGGTGCGGACCGCACTTGAAAAAATAACAGGAAAGCAGGTGCTCCTCGAAACCCGGGTCGATCCGTCGATTATCGGCGGGATGATCGCCAAGGTCGGCGATCTGGTGATGGATGGGAGCATCAAGAGGCAATTGACGGGTTTAAATGAATCCATAAAGGGGAGTGAATAG